A region of Toxorhynchites rutilus septentrionalis strain SRP chromosome 1, ASM2978413v1, whole genome shotgun sequence DNA encodes the following proteins:
- the LOC129776600 gene encoding dynein axonemal intermediate chain 3 isoform X1: protein MSLISQMSHLKSSAGFDDGKSEKSDRSDDHFVFDSSEDEEISMIFGFKEDEARNRLLSFPKTTRLVISPDLQAEIGMEIGKAVSVEHPWKEIKKEVLEDHIPDKTKEQKQLKDKLKELNPGKLILVGYLPELSTEEDTFVVFVDDRETKEASDLIRRIEVLERHKARGVLKKRPRKWQDQGSHAKVLSFIPVQRTNIVNLETQSIFPVKRCSYVFTNRFVKDVRDGYVELVPGKLRFNNIQRKLVDFAVQIGPPKVHQYQQTDPTFPTNAWSQYLYEITDEEREAANKSTVATGNDNQAPKPNSYVQELLNTLEFNQVDMYKNDYPCISYKKVQKYQTPIVEECFCFSDRAKCGKRYVSAIDWHPVLSGILVAAYNFETLCTIKHDGESDTNPIDLVNRIVFENCPVLMWCFDDTLNPKLELRSDREVTALSFCPYDGNLLLGGLVTGQIIIWDLSRQLDRVERVEDISPTQLQYRREIKAMMGLFKDEVDRTVEPVAISAMDKSPRRSITVIKWLPRNTYCAGTGQIRAVDDKLHRFIMTASVDGSVCFWDLDFSPPASKTTQTSKTVMDGKKSAYQHLDNAFHPIFRVKCETSVTSISVDEALFQYVPDEIPKELSSRVVHRATSIAVEFRMKVVYGSLMGGIACGTWQGHDFDQGTGTNEEAMKTDKTFASIHDGPVIAVERNPFCMDIFLSIGGRVLAVWSEKCVSSAIFWRKRKARLTAGRWSLDRAAVFFIIDSNGNFEIWDLSVRIDMPCLVTSLGGHMLSYLSQHKLSATKKFLAVADYNSNIRILIIPSAFSEPFPNEKKKFRKFIQHQLSCRELQDKWIQNYYEAHKDSIDAQLKAKREAKEMAERMEVEQKERDEFLKRQAIEEAKKKSMRDAEKRVDMAKRSDARWRHKSYKRLLRSMMERRNINPGQLAKQMHPEKEIRKYNEEKQVAIAEDLARIEQDYEEVKAQLIPVKKVVVTRTEQLKEKIQKFKDEIADYTRVEIEAREVLENFQLPPVACFTDILIKGRQRRDIINRDLGANLVHLESYQRKKMQRKADISEGYADVESTTSVTSPDALQRARSVTFIDDVPQGLVEPLAGEQEPESERKNTPITDE from the exons ATGAGTTTGATTTCTCAAATGAGCCATCTTAAATCCTCCGCTGGATTTGACGAtggaaaatcggaaaaatctGATCGATCAGACGATCACTTCGTGTTCGACTCATCGGAAGATGAAGAAATTTCAATGATATTCGGTTTCAAGGAAGATGAAGCACGCAATCGACTGCTCAGTTTCCCGAAAACCACGCGTCTGGTCATTAGTCCGGATCTTCAAGCGGAAATCGGGATGGAAATTGGGAAGGCAGTTAGTGTAGAGCACCCGTGGAAGGAAATCAAGAAAGAAGTTCTTGAGGATCACATTCCggacaaaacaaaagagcaaaaaCAACTTAAGGATAAGCTGAAGGAACTAAATCCGGGAAAGCTTATTCTGGTTGGATACCTGCCGGAACTGTCTACAGAAGAAGATACGTTTGTCGTTTTCGTGGACGATCGCGAAACGAAGGAAGCTAGTGATCTCATACGGCGAATTGAAGTACTTGAGCGGCATAAAGCAcgaggggttttgaaaaaacgtccCAGAAAATGGCAAGATCAGGGCAGCCATGCGAAG gttTTGTCTTTCATTCCAGTTCAGCGCACCAATATTGTTAATCTGGAAACCCAAAGCATATTTCCAGTCAAACGGTGCAGTTATGTGTTCACAAATCGCTTTGTGAAAGATGTTCGTGATGGTTATGTTGAGTTGGTCCCCGGcaaattacgcttcaacaataTTCAGCGTAAGCTTGTGGACTTTGCTGTCCAAATAGGTCCTCCCAAAGTTCACCAATATCAGCAGACGGATCCTACCTTTCCGACTAACGCGTGGTCTCAGTATCTATACGAGATCACAGATGAGGAGAGGGAAGCGGCCAATAAATCGACGGTTGCCACTGGAAATGATAATCAAGCGCCGAAGCCTAATAGCTATGTTCAGGAGTTACTCAATACACTGGAGTTCAATCAAGTTGACATGTATAAGAATGATTATCCTTGCATTTCGTATAAAAAAGTGCAGAAATATCAGACACCCATTGTGGAGGAATGCTTTTGCTTTTCTGATCGTGCAAAATGCGGAAAACGTTATGTGTCGGCTATCGATTGGCATCCTGTATTGTCTGGAATACTTGTAGCTGCATACAACTTCGAAACACTTTGCACTATCAAACACGACGGAGAATCGGACACGAACCCAATTGATCTTGTTAATCggattgtgtttgaaaattgtCCAGTACTGATGTGGTGCTTTGATGACACGCTCAACCCAAAATTGGAGCTAAGATCCGATCGAGAAGTTACAGCGCTGTCCTTTTGTCCGTATGATGGTAACCTGCTTCTGGGAGGACTAGTGACTGGACAAATTATTATTTGGGATCTGAGCAGGCAACTGGATAGAGTTGAGAGGGTTGAAGATATATCTCCCACCCAACTTCAGTACCGTCGAGAAATTAAAGCAATGATGGGATTGTTCAAGGACGAGGTTGATCGTACAGTGGAACCAGTTGCGATCAGTGCAATGGATAAATCTCCCAGAAGATCGATAACGGTTATTAAATGGCTGCCTCGGAACACTTATTGTGCCGGTACTGGGCAGATACGGGCTGTCGACGATAAACTGCACCGTTTTATTATGACTGCGTCGGTTGATGGTTCGGTCTGCTTCTGGGATTTGGACTTTAGTCCTCCAGCttcaaaaacaacacaaacgtCCAAAACTGTTATGGATGGGAAGAAGTCTGCTTATCAACATCTAGATAACGCATTCCATCCAATATTCAGAGTAAAGTGTGAAACATCAGTTACCTCAATCTCAGTAGATGAGGCACTTTTTCAATATGTGCCGGATGAGATACCGAAAGAACTGTCTTCCAGAGTAGTTCATCGAGCCACATCGATAGCTGTTGAGTTTCGCATGAAAGTGGTATATGGGAGCCTAATGGGTGGAATTGCATGCGGCACCTGGCAGGGACATGATTTCGATCAAGGTACAGGAACCAACGAGGAGGCAATGAAGACTGACAAGACTTTTGCATCGATTCATGATGGTCCGGTGATTGCGGTTGAGAGAAATCCATTCTGCATGGATATATTCTTGTCCATCGGAGGACGCGTTTTGGCAGTGTGGAGTGAAAAATGTGTTAGCTCAGCGATATTTTGGAGAAAACGGAAGGCACGCCTGACGGCTGGTCGGTGGAGTTTGGATCGAGCGGCAGTTTTCTtcattattgacagtaatggtaATTTTGAGATTTGGGATTTAAGTG TGAGAATTGACATGCCGTGCCTGGTAACGAGTTTAGGTGGACACATGCTCTCCTATTTGTCGCAGCATAAGCTATCAGCTACGAAGAAGTTCCTTGCAGTGGCAGATTACAACAGTAATATAAGAATTTTGATAATTCCTAGCGCGTTTTCGGAGCCTTTTCCAAATGAAAAGAAG AAATTCCGGAAGTTCATCCAACATCAATTATCTTGCCGAGAGTTGCAGGACAAATGGATTCAAAACTACTATGAGGCTCACAAAGACAGTATCGATGCACAATTGAAAGCGAAGCGTGAAGCAAAGGAAATGGCAGAGCGAATGGAGGTGGAACAGAAGGAAAGAGATGAATTCTTGAAACGCCAAGCGATTGAAGAGGCAAAGAAAAAATCAATGCGAGATGCTGAGAAACGAGTCGACATGGCCAAACGCTCAGATGCTAGATGGAGGCATAAAAGTTATAAACGATTACTGCGCAGCATGATGGAGAGAAGAAACATTAATCCGGGACAGTTGGCGAAACAAATGCACCCAGAGAAAGAAATACGAAAATATAATGAAGAAAAACAGGTCGCAATTGCCGAAGATTTGGCACGAATCGAACAGGATTATGAAGAGGTTAAAGCTCAGCTTATACCGGTCAAGAAAGTAGTGGTAACCAGAACAGAACAGCTGAAGGAGAAAATACAGAAGTTTAAGGATGAGATAGCAGACTACACGCGAGTGGAGATAGAAGCGAGAGAGGTTCTGGAGAATTTTCAACTGCCACCGGTTGCGTGTTTCACGGATATTTTAATCAAGGGAAGACAAAGGAGGGATATAATTAATCGTGACTTGGGCGCTAATCTCGTACATTTAGAAAGTTATCAGCGTAAAAAAATGCAGAGGAAAGCGGATATTAGTGAGGGATATGCTGATGTCGAGAGCACAACCAGTGTTACGAGTCCTGATGCATTGCAACGGGCGCGTTCGGTTACATTTATTGATGATGTTCCACAGGGGCTCGTCGAACCTTTGGCTGGGGAGCAAGAACCTGAATCGGAACGTAAAAACACACCAATAACAGATGAATGA
- the LOC129776600 gene encoding dynein axonemal intermediate chain 3 isoform X2 — protein MSHLKSSAGFDDGKSEKSDRSDDHFVFDSSEDEEISMIFGFKEDEARNRLLSFPKTTRLVISPDLQAEIGMEIGKAVSVEHPWKEIKKEVLEDHIPDKTKEQKQLKDKLKELNPGKLILVGYLPELSTEEDTFVVFVDDRETKEASDLIRRIEVLERHKARGVLKKRPRKWQDQGSHAKVLSFIPVQRTNIVNLETQSIFPVKRCSYVFTNRFVKDVRDGYVELVPGKLRFNNIQRKLVDFAVQIGPPKVHQYQQTDPTFPTNAWSQYLYEITDEEREAANKSTVATGNDNQAPKPNSYVQELLNTLEFNQVDMYKNDYPCISYKKVQKYQTPIVEECFCFSDRAKCGKRYVSAIDWHPVLSGILVAAYNFETLCTIKHDGESDTNPIDLVNRIVFENCPVLMWCFDDTLNPKLELRSDREVTALSFCPYDGNLLLGGLVTGQIIIWDLSRQLDRVERVEDISPTQLQYRREIKAMMGLFKDEVDRTVEPVAISAMDKSPRRSITVIKWLPRNTYCAGTGQIRAVDDKLHRFIMTASVDGSVCFWDLDFSPPASKTTQTSKTVMDGKKSAYQHLDNAFHPIFRVKCETSVTSISVDEALFQYVPDEIPKELSSRVVHRATSIAVEFRMKVVYGSLMGGIACGTWQGHDFDQGTGTNEEAMKTDKTFASIHDGPVIAVERNPFCMDIFLSIGGRVLAVWSEKCVSSAIFWRKRKARLTAGRWSLDRAAVFFIIDSNVRIDMPCLVTSLGGHMLSYLSQHKLSATKKFLAVADYNSNIRILIIPSAFSEPFPNEKKKFRKFIQHQLSCRELQDKWIQNYYEAHKDSIDAQLKAKREAKEMAERMEVEQKERDEFLKRQAIEEAKKKSMRDAEKRVDMAKRSDARWRHKSYKRLLRSMMERRNINPGQLAKQMHPEKEIRKYNEEKQVAIAEDLARIEQDYEEVKAQLIPVKKVVVTRTEQLKEKIQKFKDEIADYTRVEIEAREVLENFQLPPVACFTDILIKGRQRRDIINRDLGANLVHLESYQRKKMQRKADISEGYADVESTTSVTSPDALQRARSVTFIDDVPQGLVEPLAGEQEPESERKNTPITDE, from the exons ATGAGCCATCTTAAATCCTCCGCTGGATTTGACGAtggaaaatcggaaaaatctGATCGATCAGACGATCACTTCGTGTTCGACTCATCGGAAGATGAAGAAATTTCAATGATATTCGGTTTCAAGGAAGATGAAGCACGCAATCGACTGCTCAGTTTCCCGAAAACCACGCGTCTGGTCATTAGTCCGGATCTTCAAGCGGAAATCGGGATGGAAATTGGGAAGGCAGTTAGTGTAGAGCACCCGTGGAAGGAAATCAAGAAAGAAGTTCTTGAGGATCACATTCCggacaaaacaaaagagcaaaaaCAACTTAAGGATAAGCTGAAGGAACTAAATCCGGGAAAGCTTATTCTGGTTGGATACCTGCCGGAACTGTCTACAGAAGAAGATACGTTTGTCGTTTTCGTGGACGATCGCGAAACGAAGGAAGCTAGTGATCTCATACGGCGAATTGAAGTACTTGAGCGGCATAAAGCAcgaggggttttgaaaaaacgtccCAGAAAATGGCAAGATCAGGGCAGCCATGCGAAG gttTTGTCTTTCATTCCAGTTCAGCGCACCAATATTGTTAATCTGGAAACCCAAAGCATATTTCCAGTCAAACGGTGCAGTTATGTGTTCACAAATCGCTTTGTGAAAGATGTTCGTGATGGTTATGTTGAGTTGGTCCCCGGcaaattacgcttcaacaataTTCAGCGTAAGCTTGTGGACTTTGCTGTCCAAATAGGTCCTCCCAAAGTTCACCAATATCAGCAGACGGATCCTACCTTTCCGACTAACGCGTGGTCTCAGTATCTATACGAGATCACAGATGAGGAGAGGGAAGCGGCCAATAAATCGACGGTTGCCACTGGAAATGATAATCAAGCGCCGAAGCCTAATAGCTATGTTCAGGAGTTACTCAATACACTGGAGTTCAATCAAGTTGACATGTATAAGAATGATTATCCTTGCATTTCGTATAAAAAAGTGCAGAAATATCAGACACCCATTGTGGAGGAATGCTTTTGCTTTTCTGATCGTGCAAAATGCGGAAAACGTTATGTGTCGGCTATCGATTGGCATCCTGTATTGTCTGGAATACTTGTAGCTGCATACAACTTCGAAACACTTTGCACTATCAAACACGACGGAGAATCGGACACGAACCCAATTGATCTTGTTAATCggattgtgtttgaaaattgtCCAGTACTGATGTGGTGCTTTGATGACACGCTCAACCCAAAATTGGAGCTAAGATCCGATCGAGAAGTTACAGCGCTGTCCTTTTGTCCGTATGATGGTAACCTGCTTCTGGGAGGACTAGTGACTGGACAAATTATTATTTGGGATCTGAGCAGGCAACTGGATAGAGTTGAGAGGGTTGAAGATATATCTCCCACCCAACTTCAGTACCGTCGAGAAATTAAAGCAATGATGGGATTGTTCAAGGACGAGGTTGATCGTACAGTGGAACCAGTTGCGATCAGTGCAATGGATAAATCTCCCAGAAGATCGATAACGGTTATTAAATGGCTGCCTCGGAACACTTATTGTGCCGGTACTGGGCAGATACGGGCTGTCGACGATAAACTGCACCGTTTTATTATGACTGCGTCGGTTGATGGTTCGGTCTGCTTCTGGGATTTGGACTTTAGTCCTCCAGCttcaaaaacaacacaaacgtCCAAAACTGTTATGGATGGGAAGAAGTCTGCTTATCAACATCTAGATAACGCATTCCATCCAATATTCAGAGTAAAGTGTGAAACATCAGTTACCTCAATCTCAGTAGATGAGGCACTTTTTCAATATGTGCCGGATGAGATACCGAAAGAACTGTCTTCCAGAGTAGTTCATCGAGCCACATCGATAGCTGTTGAGTTTCGCATGAAAGTGGTATATGGGAGCCTAATGGGTGGAATTGCATGCGGCACCTGGCAGGGACATGATTTCGATCAAGGTACAGGAACCAACGAGGAGGCAATGAAGACTGACAAGACTTTTGCATCGATTCATGATGGTCCGGTGATTGCGGTTGAGAGAAATCCATTCTGCATGGATATATTCTTGTCCATCGGAGGACGCGTTTTGGCAGTGTGGAGTGAAAAATGTGTTAGCTCAGCGATATTTTGGAGAAAACGGAAGGCACGCCTGACGGCTGGTCGGTGGAGTTTGGATCGAGCGGCAGTTTTCTtcattattgacagtaatg TGAGAATTGACATGCCGTGCCTGGTAACGAGTTTAGGTGGACACATGCTCTCCTATTTGTCGCAGCATAAGCTATCAGCTACGAAGAAGTTCCTTGCAGTGGCAGATTACAACAGTAATATAAGAATTTTGATAATTCCTAGCGCGTTTTCGGAGCCTTTTCCAAATGAAAAGAAG AAATTCCGGAAGTTCATCCAACATCAATTATCTTGCCGAGAGTTGCAGGACAAATGGATTCAAAACTACTATGAGGCTCACAAAGACAGTATCGATGCACAATTGAAAGCGAAGCGTGAAGCAAAGGAAATGGCAGAGCGAATGGAGGTGGAACAGAAGGAAAGAGATGAATTCTTGAAACGCCAAGCGATTGAAGAGGCAAAGAAAAAATCAATGCGAGATGCTGAGAAACGAGTCGACATGGCCAAACGCTCAGATGCTAGATGGAGGCATAAAAGTTATAAACGATTACTGCGCAGCATGATGGAGAGAAGAAACATTAATCCGGGACAGTTGGCGAAACAAATGCACCCAGAGAAAGAAATACGAAAATATAATGAAGAAAAACAGGTCGCAATTGCCGAAGATTTGGCACGAATCGAACAGGATTATGAAGAGGTTAAAGCTCAGCTTATACCGGTCAAGAAAGTAGTGGTAACCAGAACAGAACAGCTGAAGGAGAAAATACAGAAGTTTAAGGATGAGATAGCAGACTACACGCGAGTGGAGATAGAAGCGAGAGAGGTTCTGGAGAATTTTCAACTGCCACCGGTTGCGTGTTTCACGGATATTTTAATCAAGGGAAGACAAAGGAGGGATATAATTAATCGTGACTTGGGCGCTAATCTCGTACATTTAGAAAGTTATCAGCGTAAAAAAATGCAGAGGAAAGCGGATATTAGTGAGGGATATGCTGATGTCGAGAGCACAACCAGTGTTACGAGTCCTGATGCATTGCAACGGGCGCGTTCGGTTACATTTATTGATGATGTTCCACAGGGGCTCGTCGAACCTTTGGCTGGGGAGCAAGAACCTGAATCGGAACGTAAAAACACACCAATAACAGATGAATGA